A DNA window from Argiope bruennichi chromosome X2, qqArgBrue1.1, whole genome shotgun sequence contains the following coding sequences:
- the LOC129959682 gene encoding uncharacterized protein LOC129959682, which yields MRVVYEKQYTEDESSSVVSSKYSHDNLKLPKVRMKEYDLIPRTWVAFWGQFCRIDEDENIREEDKFQYLLSSLKPKTKARDIVESYPPSKDNYAKVIEHLKYRFGRKDLLIEVYIRDLLALVNSKSNIKLNDLYDKLGSYLHALETLGVTTSNFAAMLYPVVESCLPTEILKAWDRYRLNREDKEDDPVVSKDKVLENLMTFLRHEVEGEEHRFLAETSFGDGMKRKESHKPPLRDEPTAATLIANTSVGRNQCIFCERAHASQDCQKISNLAYEDRKGQVMRKRCCLVCLKPGHMAKRCLSFVKCLICGRRHYALLCPDLRKDKISSKSREVDEEQHSTETLLTNLPSERKIYLKTITVRLRHKNEEVCVRALMDDGSHRSYIEKLVG from the coding sequence ATGAGAGTTGTTTATGAAAAACAATATACAGAAGATGAAAGTAGCTCTGTAGTTTCCAGTAAATACTCACATGACAATTTAAAATTGCCAAAAGTACGTATGAAAGAGTATGATCTAATACCTAGAACCTGGGTTGCGTTTTGGGGACAATTTTGTCGCATTGATGAAGATGAGAATATAAGAGAAGAAGataagtttcaatatttattatcttcGTTAAAACCAAAAACAAAGGCTCGTGATATTGTGGAAAGTTACCCACCGTCTAAGGACAATTATGCGAAAGTTATAGAGCATTTGAAGTACCGATTTGGGAGGAAGGATTTACTGATTGAAGTTTACATTCGAGATTTATTAGCATTAGTCAATAGTAAATCGAATATCAAGTTAAATGATTTGTACGATAAACTTGGTTCATATTTACATGCGTTAGAGACATTAGGTGTGACAACGTCTAATTTTGCAGCAATGTTGTATCCAGTTGTTGAATCGTGTCTCCCAACAGAAATCTTAAAAGCATGGGATAGATATAGGCTGAATAGAGAAGACAAAGAAGATGATCCTGTTGTCTCGAAGGATAAAGTCCTAGAAAATCTTATGACTTTTTTACGTCATGAAGTAGAAGGCGAAGAACATCGTTTTCTAGCAGAAACTTCATTTGGCGATGGTATGAAACGTAAAGAATCTCATAAACCACCACTAAGAGATGAACCCACTGCTGCTACTCTAATTGCGAATACATCCGTTGGAAGAAATCAGTGTATTTTCTGTGAGCGTGCTCATGCAAGTCAAGACTGCCAGAAAATCTCCAACTTGGCTTATGAGGACAGAAAAGGACAAGTTATGCGCAAGAGATGCTGCCTCGTTTGCCTTAAGCCTGGTCATATGGCAAAAAGGTGCCTTAGTTTCGTTAAATGTTTGATTTGTGGACGAAGGCATTATGCTTTACTATGTCCAGATTTACGAAAGGATAAAATTTCCTCGAAGAGTAGAGAAGTTGATGAGGAGCAACATTCCACGGAAACTTTGTTAACAAATCTTCCCTCAGAAcgtaaaatttatctaaaaactaTCACTGTCAGACTACGACATAAAAACGAAGAAGTCTGTGTTCGCGCATTGATGGATGATGGATCCCATCGTTCTTATATTGAAAAGTTGGTTGGTTGA